A region from the Anderseniella sp. Alg231-50 genome encodes:
- a CDS encoding c-type cytochrome, which yields MTRCTKLAVFAAIFAIPTLALAHSGATGIVKKRMEVMKDVGAVMKELGAMVKGDANFDASTVARRAGDLKVHAAGMPALFPEGSIHGPSEALPQIWADFEEFSRIASDLESAAATLSGVTEAAALPAALGAAGKTCKACHSDYRKP from the coding sequence GTGACCCGATGCACTAAATTAGCAGTTTTTGCCGCAATTTTCGCGATACCGACGCTTGCGCTGGCTCATTCCGGCGCGACAGGTATCGTGAAGAAACGCATGGAAGTCATGAAGGACGTCGGTGCGGTGATGAAAGAACTTGGCGCCATGGTAAAGGGAGATGCGAATTTTGACGCATCGACGGTGGCGAGACGTGCCGGTGATCTGAAGGTGCATGCCGCCGGCATGCCTGCCCTGTTCCCGGAAGGCTCCATCCATGGCCCAAGCGAAGCGCTGCCGCAAATCTGGGCGGATTTTGAAGAGTTTAGCAGAATCGCTTCAGATCTTGAATCCGCTGCCGCGACCCTGTCCGGCGTGACCGAGGCAGCAGCCCTGCCCGCCGCACTCGGTGCTGCCGGCAAAACCTGCAAAGCCTGCCATTCGGATTATCGAAAACCGTGA
- a CDS encoding carboxymuconolactone decarboxylase family protein, translated as MNPIEMENASPAVRAVYDDICTTRGVPDVNNFWKYLANEPRMLANVWNSLKDIMGPGALDPLTKELIYTAISMSNNCDYCMASHGASARAKGADEAMMNELIAVVGLANMTNRLATAYKVPVDEAFKT; from the coding sequence ATGAACCCGATTGAAATGGAAAATGCATCGCCTGCCGTGCGAGCTGTCTATGACGACATATGTACCACGCGCGGCGTTCCCGACGTCAACAATTTCTGGAAGTACCTGGCCAATGAACCCCGCATGCTGGCAAATGTCTGGAACAGCCTGAAAGACATAATGGGACCTGGTGCGCTTGATCCTCTGACCAAAGAACTGATCTACACGGCGATTTCCATGTCAAACAACTGCGACTACTGCATGGCAAGCCACGGTGCGTCGGCGCGCGCCAAGGGCGCGGATGAAGCAATGATGAATGAACTGATCGCAGTTGTGGGACTGGCCAATATGACCAACCGGCTTGCAACGGCTTACAAGGTGCCTGTAGACGAGGCTTTCAAAACCTGA
- the trhO gene encoding oxygen-dependent tRNA uridine(34) hydroxylase TrhO, with amino-acid sequence MKNPDKTVVAALYRFAVFDRPEDLQGPLSSIAGHHGVKGTLLLAREGINGTIAGSREGIDAVLAHIRTLPGCADIEHKESWAPDMPFNRLKVRLKREIVTMGIEDIDPNQIVGTYVEPQDWNDLISDPDTVVIDTRNDYEVSIGTFDGAIDPNTRSFREFPDWLNARHNELASKKVAMFCTGGIRCEKATAFAKQAGIDEVYHLKGGILKYLELVPPEESKWRGDCFVFDERVSVGLGLEPGEHQLCRACRMPLTAEDLQSELYEEGVSCVHCHDTRTNEDRARFRQRQHQIMLAKARGEKHLGN; translated from the coding sequence GTGAAAAACCCGGACAAGACAGTCGTTGCGGCCCTGTACAGGTTCGCGGTGTTTGACAGGCCGGAAGACCTGCAGGGCCCGCTGTCCAGCATTGCCGGCCATCACGGTGTCAAAGGCACGCTGTTGCTGGCGCGCGAAGGTATCAACGGCACCATTGCCGGCAGTCGTGAAGGTATTGATGCCGTTCTTGCCCACATCCGCACACTGCCCGGCTGCGCTGACATCGAGCACAAGGAATCCTGGGCTCCAGACATGCCGTTCAATCGGCTGAAAGTCAGGTTGAAACGCGAAATCGTGACGATGGGCATAGAAGACATCGATCCCAACCAGATTGTCGGCACCTATGTTGAGCCACAGGACTGGAATGACCTGATCAGTGATCCTGATACAGTGGTTATCGATACCCGCAATGACTACGAGGTTTCCATCGGCACTTTCGATGGCGCAATTGACCCAAATACCAGGTCTTTTCGCGAATTTCCCGACTGGCTGAACGCCCGTCACAACGAGCTTGCCAGCAAGAAAGTCGCCATGTTCTGCACCGGCGGCATACGATGCGAAAAGGCAACCGCCTTTGCCAAACAGGCCGGGATCGACGAGGTTTATCACCTCAAGGGCGGCATTCTGAAGTATCTCGAGCTGGTGCCGCCGGAAGAAAGCAAGTGGCGCGGCGACTGTTTTGTGTTTGATGAACGGGTGTCCGTCGGCCTCGGGCTGGAACCGGGTGAACATCAACTGTGCCGGGCGTGCCGCATGCCGTTGACGGCCGAGGACCTTCAATCTGAATTGTACGAAGAAGGCGTTTCATGCGTACATTGCCACGACACCCGCACGAACGAAGACCGGGCCCGCTTCCGGCAGCGCCAGCACCAGATCATGCTGGCAAAGGCGCGCGGCGAAAAACATCTCGGTAATTAG
- a CDS encoding pyridoxamine 5'-phosphate oxidase family protein, with translation MQAITPRGVEINLDAARPIEAIRVARTLLRTSRVTTLATLDPSGYPYSTVTNLIVEPDGVPAVFMSGLTVHARNITADARVSMTVADTGSDVMTTARLTLSGQAVRVPDAQVPALKARYVERFPKARLYLGLPDALWYRVRGEAVQLNGGPAQNANSVTPEDLLTNLAPASELMDSAPALIASLNEGDRAARLAATAGAEPGRWRVSGIDPEGIDLSTTSNLARLWFTGPVASREDFDTAVADVL, from the coding sequence ATGCAAGCCATCACTCCCAGAGGCGTTGAAATCAACCTGGATGCGGCTCGCCCGATAGAAGCCATCCGCGTTGCCCGAACGCTGCTGCGCACAAGCCGGGTCACCACGCTGGCGACGCTTGATCCCAGTGGATATCCATACAGCACAGTTACCAACCTGATCGTCGAACCCGACGGCGTGCCGGCTGTGTTCATGTCGGGGCTTACGGTTCATGCCCGCAACATAACGGCTGACGCCCGTGTCTCGATGACGGTGGCAGACACCGGGAGCGACGTCATGACCACCGCGCGCCTGACGCTCAGCGGACAGGCAGTGCGGGTGCCGGATGCTCAGGTACCTGCGCTAAAGGCACGGTATGTGGAACGGTTTCCCAAGGCGAGACTCTATCTCGGCCTGCCTGATGCGCTTTGGTACCGGGTTCGTGGCGAAGCGGTGCAACTCAATGGCGGACCGGCGCAGAACGCCAATTCCGTTACACCTGAGGATCTGCTGACCAATCTGGCTCCGGCTTCAGAACTCATGGACTCAGCCCCTGCCCTGATTGCTTCACTGAACGAAGGCGACCGGGCGGCCCGGCTGGCTGCAACTGCGGGAGCCGAACCCGGGCGCTGGCGGGTCAGTGGTATCGATCCGGAAGGTATTGACTTGAGCACAACCTCAAATCTGGCGCGGCTGTGGTTCACCGGTCCGGTTGCCTCGCGCGAAGACTTCGATACCGCGGTCGCGGATGTGCTCTAA